The Triticum aestivum cultivar Chinese Spring chromosome 6D, IWGSC CS RefSeq v2.1, whole genome shotgun sequence genomic sequence TGGCGTCGGTTGTGTGCACGATCTGAACGCCCTCGGTTGGGGCGCTCTCCGGTTGGTGTAGTTTATTTAACATCCGTGATCGTGCGCTAGGTGTTGTATATGTCAGcattgataatgtttgcacatgtgatgatacatattaattgttgtaggaaatggcggacgatgagttaactgatatgatgtatgacatggagtttggagaactgatgaaagactggatagaagattggtcagatgatgaaaattcagatcgtggagataggtcagagaatgggaacgtattggaagatcttaatgtgagtggcattatcatgttgtaattttttggtggcatccgacaatattatattttgaaaatttatagatggatgaacatgatgatggtcaggaaaacaatgagcatgatgatggtgaggaaaacaactcggagatctcgaatgaagattacattagtcaggtatggaagtggaattttttgttggcatgcatgcaaattgaattaatcctggaatattatatgataagtacttatgtatttgtgttatatttttcagctcatttccgaatgtcataatgcgtacgactattacggtgaatccgacgcGGAGACAGGCCTTGATGTCGAATCATTAGCTGCACCTGATTCTGGGGAGTCGCAAtcgtcggtcatcatgagtgaggtatgtatgtaatcaatgttgtatggaagtaatgttataccatagaaaactgttttcatggctatgttatgattgtgtaggtgacagaaGTTGAGGGGAaaaagaatgtccaagatactgctagtgcagatgataagagggatatgttcatgcagataatacAAATGACTTTTACGTCTCACGAGgctgcgtatgatttctacaacagctatgctagagataatggtttcagcattagaaagaatagggtcaggtatagcaaaaccgagtcacgtcatatgcgttataggcggtttgtttgttcCAGACAAGGAAAACGTGACAGCAggttgctaaccgaggaaggacacagCCGTAGGCTCAGACCCGAGACACGCTGCCACTGCGAAGCGCACCTGACCGTgaagcttgaccaaaagcgtggggtttggtatgttgatagttttgaggacaagcatagccatatcttggcaggaccggacgaggtaccttttctttggtcccacagaaaaatcaaagagtaccagaGAGCTGAGATACtgtccatgggagctgcagggattagaattcacgacatgatggattccttcatcagcaaacatgtatggtatggcggtgttggttttaccaggcgtgaaatatacaacctttgcgccagggagaagaggaagctgctttcaaaaggtgatgctgccacagtCATAGGCATCATGGTcagtaggaaacagagggatcctagcttctttttcgagtacaaGCTAGACAAGGAAGGACATatgaataggatgttctggtgtgactcccagtctcgtcatgactatgaggacttcggcgacgtgcttgtatttgacagcacgtacaagatgaaccggtatggtatgccattcataccctttgttggtcttaacaatcaccggaagaccactgtttttgcttgtgccatagtttcggacgagaccgaagagacatatgtgtggctgctggagacttttttgaggtccatgtgtcaaaagatgccgaAGAGTGTTATCACGGAcgccgacgctgcgatgatcaaggcaattcgccaagtcttgccagacgtgtggcaccgtatatgtacgtggcatatagaaaaaaatatgaagattcacctcagtcacaagtccttgaaggagttccgaactcttctgtactacagcacgtccacggccacgtttgaggagagatggcacgcgttttccaaaagatggcagtcggaaaaaacagtaacatggttgagacggatgtataagaagaggagactgtgggccgcggcttatctgacagagggtttttggcttggcatgaaaagcaaccagaggagtgaaagtctaaactcatgccttcacctccacctagacggtgaaatgaccctggtggatatgattttgcactatgagaacGCCGTTGTACGTATCCGTGAGAATGAGGCACGAGATGATtgcacggcctcacagagtttaccggtgccagttactagctcgagggaacttgagatagctgcttctcacgtcttcactccagcaaacttctatatgttgcaagctGATCTTAGGAAAATTGGtggcatggagattgtagaaataaagctcggagacggatcacagcagtacatcgtggcctggaagaataaccggaagagccgtttttgggtggagtacactccagtaaattccgcagaaactataaggtgcagctgcagaagaatgattcgaaagggtctaccttgcaagcacatattccatgtactgaagtacttgaatatatctgaaataccaaagtgtttagttcttgtgcGGTTCACGAAAGAcgcaaggttgggactgcccgcCAGGCGCACAAGCGATCTGTTGGGATTTGGATGGACTGGAGCAGctgaaagaatgaaatatagccaggtcagtgtgttGGCTTCAGAAGCTATGCATGCAGCATGCAA encodes the following:
- the LOC123140826 gene encoding protein FAR-RED ELONGATED HYPOCOTYL 3-like encodes the protein MTLVDMILHYENAVVRIRENEARDDCTASQSLPVPVTSSRELEIAASHVFTPANFYMLQADLRKIGGMEIVEIKLGDGSQQYIVAWKNNRKSRFWVEYTPVNSAETIRCSCRRMIRKGLPCKHIFHVLKYLNISEIPKCLVLVRFTKDARLGLPARRTSDLLGFGWTGAAERMKYSQVSVLASEAMHAACKHPTLWDQLQESLKTVIAKSHEYDQLKENLSKKTADLSTCAIEYVDDGEGNIVEVHDPIKVSTKGATKVDENRPMSKNGRPLSYDEIRIRCGACKLLGHTKRSKKCKLNKKSVVGEEE